The nucleotide window CATCCGTAGCTTGGAAGACGGATTGTACAAGCGTGAAATGCGATTACATGAATTGGAGAGGCAGATAATGAACCTTTCTGGTCGACCTGCGACGTACAGGTCCACGAGCGGGGGCAGTAGTGGGACCAAGGGAtacttcttctcgccgCCTGATCAAGAGCCATCAGCTCCCCAATCGCCAACTGTTGCTCCTAAGCCGAGGTTAAATCCTGTAGACGCcatcctccctccctcAGTACGACATAAACGTCAGGTATCTCTCAATGCTCTGAAAGCGCGAATGGAGCCTAGCGTAAGCCTTAAAGGTGCTTCACCGCTGAGAGGTTCGCGGACGATAGCTGaggtcaaagaagaagctaGTATTGGAGACGAAGGAAGGCGAGAAAGTGTGGACGGTAGGAGCGTTGGTGTGAGAAAACAATTCGGAGACGAGATCATGTTTTGCTGTCCTGCGTGTGATGGTGATCTCATCACACTTTAAATGATTTCACATATCGAAAATGATTAAAAATAACGCGTAAACAAAGAATGAAACATTACTTGGATTCATgagtggaagaaaagggacgGAGGTATAGATTCACCCATGCATACATCATATACATATTTAGCAACAACATGGTCCTGTCCTTAGAATTAATGATTTGCTCTTTTCTAGTCATTGAGGTGATAAGAGGTGCTTAGCCCAAGAAGACTTGATCGTCAATTTCTATTCCAaactcttcctttgccATTGCCTCAAACTGCGCCTGTATTCTATCTTCCcagcttcctttttctcgtGGGATAAGTTCTGTAGACAAGACGTTAGGTGGCTATTGTCCACACATCCCAGCAAAAAACCTGTGCTCACTCTGCTTCAAGGTTGTCAACCAGAACGCTATATTCACGATACTCAAAGTAAACCTAAAGACAAACGCATCCCATCTATCGCGCAACCACATTGTCAAACCGACGTTATGCAACGAACGCGAGTTGGTGAGGGAACGAGTATAGCCTATAGATGCCCACTTAGCGGTGAGATTGATTcgtgaggaaggggagcCGAGTATTTGGTTATTGGCCTGCATCATTCTCTGGCAGCGAGATAAGAAAATTAACTCCTGTGGATGGCCGTCAGACTGATTCAAATATTATTGTACTAAACTGACTCTTGGTATCAATTGCTCATTCTCTAACATTGTTTTCAGTCTTCGCTTCAGTTCTACCTGTTGTTGATACTTGTCCTCTTCCGTGGGTTTCGAATCATTTTTAGGTCTTGCCTTGTCTTTGCGCACTTGGAaaggtcgaagaagaatagcAGAGGCGAACCTGCAGACGAAAAGTTAAATCAGACTTACTAGTTCTAAGTTTAGTGGTGATCTTACAAGTTGGGATCGAGGGCGATACCCCATTTCTTCGCGATACTTTCTATTGTAGGGATATCAATGACGAAAAGGGACCTCCATAATCTGCAATAGTCCTCACGGAACTGCTGGGGCAGCTCAATGTACAGTCCATGATCTATCAAAACCTGGTCGAATTTTAGGTCAATGTTACGAACTTGGATTTAAAGACCAAGGATTACTTACTATTTGCGGTTTCCCTTTCTTGGTAGGATGAGGTCGTACCAGGATATTTCCTGGATGGGGGTCACAATGAACGAATCCCCACGAAAAAGTCATAGCCGACATTGTCGATATGGCTAAATCCATTACTTCGCGAAGATTTAGGCCCCAGTCTTCAAGCTGCTCCTTATCGTTCAAACTACATTATCTAGCGTCAGTCGCTCCCCGAACCAAAGCGAAAAGCCGACATACCGGCATCCGTCGACCCACTCCATAACCATCACACGATCACTTTCCTGGCAGCCCTCATCTTTCCCGTATACCCGAGGAACATATACATCGCCCCTGAGCTCCGTAGTACGTTCCAGAAACTCGGCACATCGCCTAGCGTTAGAAGCTTCGTGGATAAAGGAGGTCTCAAAACGCATCTGGTTGGAGACATATTTAGCCCTAGACAGACGTTAGCATGGGAACAACTACAGATGTGGCAGTTTACAGAAGCGCTTACACGAAATACACTATTCGTGGCATATCAGCTTATGTACACAAAGTTAAGGAGTTCAAGGACTTACTGGGCATATCAAACAGCTTCTCCGACAACCACATGAGCGATCTAGATATTTAGGACCTTCAGATATCTGCAAAGCTGTTTCCTCCCAGGTGATAGCTTACCTGTAGCTAAACAGATCCCATTCCATTTGCTTCGCGATGGCTGGCTTTTGCACCTTAACCGCCACCACCTTTCCTGGTCTTTCATCTCCCACCCCAGGTTTCAGTACTGCTTTATGAACTTGAGCCACTGATGCTGAAGCGAGAGGATCCCTTGAGAATTCTTGAAAGATATCTTCGGGTCTGACGCCCAAATCTTTCATGAATACCCCTACAACCTCGTCATACGACACTGCGGGCGCTCGATCGAAAACATGGCCAAAGGCTTCTCGGTAAggtttgggaagaagagccgCTTGCAATCCAAGCGCTTGACCAAGTTTCAGATAAAGTCCTTGATTAATATCAATGACCCATCTTAAACGATTAGCCACCCGTGTATGAAGCGCTTCTATCTCATCTGCTTTGGAGGGGGCAAAATTGATTTTATCTATTGAGCAGTCAGTTTAGAAAGCCAACCAAGCATGTGAGAATTCTCTTGGCTATACTGACAGTCTAGTGTGCACAAAATACTGCAGCACAGTGTCAGAGGAGCTCTCAGAAACCAAGACAAAAAAGCACAAACCCGATATAACCAGTCCTCAAACTCCTGGTCAGAGCACTTGCGTTTACCTCCTTATCGTAAACATAAACCacacctcctccagctcctAAAATAGCCATTCTCCTAGCCCATATGGTAAATTTTGATTTCTCCTGTCCAGGTACTTGGCGTGTCGAAGTAGAAGATACCCGAGGAAAGCTGGCTCCAGGTCTAAAAGGGAACAATCGCCCTCCTCCGGCAACGGCCAAGCCGTTTGCAGGTACTGTTTGGCGTGGCAGTCTAGGTAACATCATCTGCACCTCCTTTTTCCGATTGCTCGTCTGCGAGCTCTTAAGGGGTTGGGAGATGTATCCGTCGACTGGCAGATGGGCGAAATGTCTCaagagaaggcaaagaagatcGAGTTCGACCGGCGGTAATAAGTTAAACGATTCTCGGAATCTTGACGTCAGCGTTCTGCCTTATCAGTCCATCTCAATCGGTTCAAAAGTTTTTATGTATGAGAGTGTTTTCTCATACAACGAGTGCGCCCTCGAAGAAGGCAGAAAATGGCTCATATTCATGCAAAAGCCGCTAGGTAAACTTCGCGGGAAGAACAATTAAAAATATATGCAAACGAGTAGCACAGTATGAGGTGttaaaaaaagacaaaaagaATTGTTGTATCTTAGCCTTCGACGGGGCTCGAACCCGTGATCGCCCGATATAAGCTTGTGAAAGCTTAAAAGTCGGACGCTGTAACCAACTCAGCTACGAAGGCTTTGATGTCCGTCATACCTATTACAGTACTATGTTGCTAGTTATGTCTGTCAAAACAACATTGTTCTGCTACCTAATTTATTGTGTCAACATCAGATCGTATACTACTACGCACGGTCCGACGTACATATATTGCAGATAGCTTTGCaatttctccttcttgtcgcGAGCTGTCGCTGTTGCGTAATATCTCACCATTTCTTAGCTTCATCAAGACTATGCTTGATTACCACCATGATTGCAGCCAAACAAAAACACTGATAACATCGTAATCCGTTTCTTTACTAACTTGTAGACCTCGTCATACACAACATCCACACAACTTCGAATCAAACAACATGTCTGCAAGTGACTTAATGCATACCAGCAGCTAATTTAAGAAAATATAAGAACCGTTGGCCATGGGCCGCTATTCATCCGAGAAATTCTAGATAATTAAGGTATTCAAGGGGACTGATAGCAGTGGCTTGTTGCTTACCCCATTTTATCAACATCCTCGCATTATCCTGCTCTGTATACAATAAATACTCCCACACTCTTTACCAGGTCGTGGCGCCTGACGAAGGTAACTGCCTCATGTTATGGCGTCCGATGATGGTGAATCGGATAACCCAACTCCGAATGTCATCAAATGTGGGAGGAAGTGGTAGAAGCTCTTGTTTCCAAGTTGGGGACCACTGTCCGCCAtgacctcatcctcttctgcgATAGCTTTCCATTTCACATCCCTCTCAAGAGGATACTTCCGCGCAACACAATGTAGGCGACTTATTTTGTCGGAAGCCGAAGCCCTGAAGGCATGCAAAGCTTCCATTCTGCTCGTATGATTAAGTAGAGCGAGCGTATGTCTAGCATCAAGACGCCCTCTCTTTATGCTAGAGTATGGGATGGGGTTATCGGATTGACCCTTGGGCTTGAATAAATGACTGCCTGGCAATCATCATTCAAACATTCACCAATTTGGGGACAAATACCTTCATTCTTATCCTACTTTCGGCATGTCCATCTGTATTTTGAGTGTCCTCAAAATTGGACTCATATTTTTCTCGCCAATTTCATTCGAAGTTGCATGATATTAAACCCGTCACGGAGCCGTGGATATCCATTTGATGGGTCAAGTTAAGATATCTATTTTTGTCGATCTCAAGTCACCAACGATAACTGTTAACACCAGAGACCGCACGTCACACTGTGTCACACTGTGTCACACTGTTCGAATAACGAGTATTGTTGCATGTCAATGCGGCTGTAGCTGAAAGGGGCAAAGCATTACTTCACTCTACATAAATTAGCCATGTAAGCCATTATACGATAAAATTTCTGTACGTGAGCCAAGGACTGACGGCTAGCATTCACGGTTTCCTTCATCCAGAAACAAAGAAGGATCTTTCCTCTAGCAGACGTCGTGGAGATGACTGGCATCGGTTCCTGGAGAACTTTCGATGACTCTCGAGTATTAACCCCTTCCCCTGGGCTTAGCAAATTACTTAACAGACGTGCTATTGAAGCAGGCAGAACGCGAATTAGTCGGAAATGAAGCTCTCAGGGCGTTCATGGGACTTGCACTATATGCAGCAGGTTGTTGCGCAGCATGCCGACGGCCATACTCAGCCTACATGTATATTGATTAGCAAAAGTGATGCCCCAGTCAGCATCCATGAATTTGAACATGACTTGAATATGTGCATCTTTCTTGCCGATGGCTCCGACAAATGTAGACAATGCAGCAGATTAATGATTGACATGCAGTTCAAGCAGTTTGAAATTAGCAGTCCCGACAAGATGCCACCGATGAAATCTTAACATTGATTATGCAACTGTGCGGCGAATTGGTCATGAAATGTGGCTGACCCAACATCAAGCGGTTAACAGATAATCAGCATCCTTTCCAGACGTTTCCTCTCATGCTCAACTCCCGGCTCTTTCTGAAAATTTTGACGTTTTTGATCCCTGCCATCTGGGATGAGAAAGGGATCGTATCTGCATCCTCGATACAAGCCCAGCTAGCCCTACATATACACCCAGAACTTCTAACCGCATCCTTACTTGAGGGGAACGCTGTGAAAAATATTAGCCCGGATAAATGGAATCGTGCCATCAATGCAACGTACAATCGAGAGTCCTTCATGTTGGCACCTCGAGAGTGACCGACAGGCTTGTAAGTGATGGAGAATTCACCGAGGTAGTGGCCAGTCATCTCAGGCTTAACCTCGACGGTGGTGAAGGTCTTGCCGTTCTGAGCAGAAAATGAGACTTCGTTTCATTCGTATGCTTGCGAGATCACTCACGTAGACACCAACAACGGAACCAATCATCTCGGGCACGATGATCATGTCTCGGAGGTGGGTCTTAACCATAGCAGGCTTCTCGTTGGGGCCGGCCTCAGTCTTGGCCTTTCGGAGCTTCTTGATGAGACCCATGGGTCGTCGCTTAAGACCTCGCTGGAACCTCCTTCGGGCACGGGCGTGGACGAGCTGTAAATTTGAAAGCCAAATGGTGGAGAGCGACAAATTCGATATCAGCGCCACTCCTCACTCTAATCGATAGAGGTCACCCACGTTGATGAACTCCTCGTTGGAAAGGTCGAGGAGGTTCTCAAGCTCGACACCCCTGTATTGGTACTTCTTGAAAGACCTGGAGGCCTTCTTGGCAGCGGCTTCCTCTTGAGTAGTGAACTCAGCCTGGCGAAGAAGTAGTCAGCGTCCATATAATTTCCCACAGCCTTTTCTTTGCCATTCGTTGTCTCCCATTGCTTCTTTAACCCTCTTGCTAATACTTTCTCTACTTCGTTTCGTTTCCCCATGAAATCGCCTCTGAACCAAACTCACCATTTTCTATTGTCCGACGTTACCCAGTAATCAATTACCAAGTCACAAGAGTCCAAATCAAACACGTTATAAATGTCGATTGGATCGAGATCGAAAGGGAGATGGGCGTATAAGGAAAAGAACCTATGGTCAGCAGAACACCctgagatatatgtatacGGGATAGGACATACGATTCTTGATGCgtaaagagaaagagaaaagaaccaaaaagaagagacaaCGAAACCTCGAATCGGTGGGGGCGACAAGCAGAGCCCAAAACGCGGAAGGAATTTCGCCAATTTTGCTCTCACATCCGGAGTTTGTCGGCGTTTCCTTTTAATTCCGTTCTGATTCCGCCTGCCTGCCTCGGCCTCCTCCGTCGTCCTCAGTAGTTTCCATGTGGCATTTTTGAACCTAATTGATGCCGCCGTTATTCTGCTGCCGGCCACTTGCTCGGCGGGCTGCAAAGAAAGGATACAAATCTTTTGAGTTTCAAAACCAACCTCGATGCACCGTATAGCGGTGCTCTCTCCCCCCGACCTCTTTTACGGGACGGTGAGAAACGGAGCGGGGTAAGAATAATCCTTTGGCGGGTTGATCTACTAGGCACTTTCTGTGCTTGGATAGGTTGCTGATTGTGCTCGAAAGTCAGTAATTCTTTGGGATACTCGACATAATTTCAAGGTCTATTAGATGTGTTATAATGCATGACGATCTTATAGTACAATAGCAGTTCAAACAGAGTTGAAACAATTATTCCATGGTCAAGACACTGCTGCACATTCAGTTCCAAGGTTAAAAGCTACTAGACAACAATACTCACCTTCGCTCACTTCTGCCTGCAGCAGGATAGTACATACTCCATTCAAACTCCcacccatcttctccgATTCCGCCCACAAACTTGCCCGGGTTAAAAACGTGACACCCTTCGTAAGTGAGCTCATATCGTTCGTACTTATCTGCCAAGACTACGGCAGAAGGCATGGGGTACAGGCGCAAAGCGTGATCGTATTCCCAAAGAGTGGGGCGGACAGAAATAGGAAGAGGCGAGAGATGTGCTTGGTCCAAAATAGTTTGAACGAGCTATCTGTATATTAACAATGACTGGACAAGGGTGTTGTGAATACTCACATATCGCTTCAtgttcatctcctccccctctttGACCACAACCAAATTTCGCATCATCTTTCCCATCAAATCCTCTCTACAGATCACAATCTCCATTCCAAAGTATTTTAATCGACATGGATTACTGACAAATTTTGCGTTCGGTATACGGTTCGATAAACGCGTGGTGAAtgctgaaggaagagagggacGAGGAAGGGTAGTGCTCGACCAAGGGTCTGAAGGGCCGGGAACAAAGACAAAATGTGAGGAATGAAGCAGGG belongs to Cryptococcus neoformans var. grubii H99 chromosome 7, complete sequence and includes:
- a CDS encoding Atypical/ABC1 protein kinase, coding for MMLPRLPRQTVPANGLAVAGGGRLFPFRPGASFPRVSSTSTRQVPGQEKSKFTIWARRMAILGAGGGVVYVYDKEVNASALTRSLRTGYIGILCTLDYKINFAPSKADEIEALHTRVANRLRWVIDINQGLYLKLGQALGLQAALLPKPYREAFGHVFDRAPAVSYDEVVGVFMKDLGVRPEDIFQEFSRDPLASASVAQVHKAVLKPGVGDERPGKVVAVKVQKPAIAKQMEWDLFSYRSLMWLSEKLFDMPMYFVAKYVSNQMRFETSFIHEASNARRCAEFLERTTELRGDVYVPRVYGKDEGCQESDRVMVMEWVDGCRLNDKEQLEDWGLNLREVMDLAISTMSAMTFSWGFVHCDPHPGNILVRPHPTKKGKPQIVLIDHGLYIELPQQFREDYCRLWRSLFVIDIPTIESIAKKWGIALDPNLFASAILLRPFQVRKDKARPKNDSKPTEEDKYQQQVELKRRLKTMLENEQLIPRELIFLSRCQRMMQANNQILGSPSSRINLTAKWASIGYTRSLTNSRSLHNVGLTMWLRDRWDAFVFRFTLSIVNIAFWLTTLKQKLIPREKGSWEDRIQAQFEAMAKEEFGIEIDDQVFLG
- a CDS encoding small subunit ribosomal protein S15, giving the protein MAEFTTQEEAAAKKASRSFKKYQYRGVELENLLDLSNEEFINLVHARARRRFQRGLKRRPMGLIKKLRKAKTEAGPNEKPAMVKTHLRDMIIVPEMIGSVVGVYNGKTFTTVEVKPEMTGHYLGEFSITYKPVGHSRGANMKDSRFVPLK